A single Thunnus thynnus chromosome 6, fThuThy2.1, whole genome shotgun sequence DNA region contains:
- the LOC137185067 gene encoding isocitrate dehydrogenase [NAD] subunit gamma, mitochondrial-like, translating to MNASFVCPPTHQTIPPPARYGGRHTVTLIPGDGIGPELAHHVRELFRFCCVPVDFEVVNVDSTMASEDDINDAIMAIRRNGVALKGNIETNHNLPPSYKSRNNLLRTTLDLYANVMHCQSLPGVRTRHRNIDIMIIRENTEGEYSSLEHENVPGVVECLKIITRTKSLRIADYAFRTAREKGRRRVTAVHKANIMKLADGLFLQCCKEVASGYPDITFDSMIVDNTTMQLVSRPQQFDVMVMPNLYGNVVSNVCAGLVGGPGLVPGANYGEDYAVFETGTRNTGKSIANRNTANPTAMLLASCLMLDHLRLHAYASMIRRAILSTVTETRLHTADLGGQGSTSEVVQSIMNAIQSTGPLTQSI from the exons atGAATGCCTCCTTCGTCTGTCCACCCACACACCAGACCATA CCTCCACCTGCACGTTACGGAGGCAGACACACAGTGACTCTGATTCCTGGAGATGGCATCGGACCAGAGCTGGCACACCATGTGCGCGAACTATTCCG GTTCTGCTGCGTGCCAGTGGACTTTGAAGTTGTCAACGTGGACTCAACTATGGCCTCAGAAGATGACATCAACGATGCCATAATGGCGATCAGACGCAATGGAGTTGCACTGAAAg GTAACATTGAGACCAACCACAACCTGCCACCTTCCTACAAATCCAGAAACAACCTGCTCCG CACCACTCTGGATCTTTACGCCAACGTGATGCACTGCCAGTCTCTGCCGGGGGTGAGGACACGCCACCGAAACATCGACATCATGATAATCAGGGAGAACACGGAGGGAGAGTACAGCAGCCTGGAGCATGAG AATGTACCGGGGGTCGTTGAATGTCTGAAGATCATCACCAGGACCAAATCTCTGCGTATAGCCGACTATGCCTTTAGAACAGCTCGGGAGAAAGGACGCAGACGAGTCACTGCTGTACACAAAGCTAACATCAT GAAGTTGGCGGACGGCCTCTTCCTGCAGTGCTGTAAGGAGGTTGCCAGCGGTTACCCTGATATCACCTTCGACAGCATGATTGTGGACAACACTACCATGCAG ctgGTCTCCAGGCCCCAGCAGTTCGACGTGATGGTCATGCCCAACCTGTATGGCAACGTCGTGAGTAACGTGTGTGCCGGGTTGGTTGGTGGACCGGGCCTGGTGCCTGGAGCCAACTACGGAGAGGACTATGCTGTGTTTGAGACG GGAACCAGGAACACTGGGAAGAGCATCGCTAACCGCAACACAGCGAACCCCACGGCCATGCTGCTGGCCTCCTGCCTGATGCTGGATCACCTGAGGCTCCACGCCTACGCCAGTATGATCCGCAGAGCCATCCTGTCCACTGTCACTGAGACCCGG CTGCACACTGCTGATCTGGGAGGCCAAGGCTCCACCTCTGAAGTGGTCCAGTCCATCATGAACGCCATCCAGAGCACGGGGCCTCTGACACAGAGCATctag